From a region of the Butyrivibrio sp. AE3004 genome:
- a CDS encoding polysaccharide biosynthesis protein translates to MKSEKKPFNFAKFYRRVGLVVYDVLSIIIASYLALLMRYEFNIDLVPYEFMDPVTDFLVINVALSLVFFYFFRLYNSLWAYAGENELQNLVFACVASGVANAFGLQFFKVGRQPVPQSYYFLYTFILITLIFISRFSYRFIRSVKHKTENRKNTTSVMVIGAGESGNIIIKEIVNSNFSTMVIRCIIDDDRSKWGHYIQGIRVVGGRDKILECADLYDIDEIIVAIPSLSRSEMKKLLDLCKETNCKLRSLPGVYQLVNGEVNVSKLREVEVEDLLGRDPIAVDLNQIAGYVSGKTVLVTGGGGSIGSELCRQIANHKPKKLIIIDIYENNAYDIQQELKRNHPELDLEVLIASVRNTNRINRIFEKYRPEIVYHAAAHKHVPLMEDSPNEAIKNNVFGTFKTAMAAAMNGCKKFVMISTDKAVNPTNIMGASKRICEMIVQTFNKHYDTEFVAVRFGNVLGSNGSVIPLFKKQIAAGGPVTVTDPNIIRYFMTIPEAVSLVMQAGAYAKGGEIFVLDMGEPVRILDLAENLIKLSGYKVGEDIKIEFTGLRPGEKLYEEMLMDEEGLQDTANRMIHIGKPIDMDDMKFFGQLEELNGASKAEHADEIREIVQKIVTTYHPEDNADSHSIEHQKALERAAELINETE, encoded by the coding sequence ATGAAATCAGAGAAGAAACCTTTTAATTTTGCAAAATTTTACAGAAGAGTCGGACTTGTGGTTTATGATGTGCTAAGCATCATTATCGCAAGTTATTTGGCACTCCTTATGAGATATGAGTTCAACATTGATCTGGTGCCGTATGAATTTATGGATCCGGTTACTGATTTTTTGGTGATCAATGTAGCACTTTCACTTGTATTTTTCTATTTTTTCAGATTGTATAACAGTCTGTGGGCTTATGCGGGTGAAAATGAACTTCAAAATCTTGTATTTGCCTGTGTGGCATCAGGTGTAGCCAATGCTTTCGGCCTCCAGTTTTTTAAGGTAGGAAGACAGCCGGTTCCTCAGAGCTATTACTTTTTATATACGTTCATTTTGATAACGCTGATATTTATTAGCAGATTCAGCTATAGATTTATCAGAAGTGTAAAACATAAGACTGAGAACCGCAAAAACACTACTTCTGTTATGGTGATCGGCGCCGGGGAATCAGGTAACATCATTATAAAGGAAATTGTGAACAGCAACTTTTCCACTATGGTCATCAGATGCATCATAGATGATGACAGAAGCAAATGGGGACATTATATTCAGGGAATCAGAGTTGTAGGCGGTCGTGACAAGATATTGGAGTGTGCGGATCTCTATGACATTGATGAAATAATAGTAGCAATCCCTTCTCTTTCAAGAAGTGAGATGAAAAAGCTGCTTGATCTGTGTAAGGAGACTAACTGTAAGCTTCGTTCACTTCCGGGCGTATATCAGCTTGTGAATGGTGAGGTCAATGTAAGTAAGCTGCGCGAGGTAGAAGTTGAGGATCTTCTTGGAAGAGATCCCATTGCAGTAGACTTAAATCAGATTGCCGGTTATGTAAGCGGTAAGACAGTTCTTGTTACAGGCGGTGGCGGATCTATAGGATCAGAGCTTTGCAGACAGATAGCAAATCATAAACCCAAGAAGCTTATAATAATCGATATTTACGAAAACAATGCTTACGATATACAGCAGGAACTTAAGAGAAATCATCCTGAGCTTGATCTTGAGGTTTTGATTGCTTCCGTAAGAAATACTAACAGAATTAATAGGATCTTTGAAAAATACAGACCTGAAATTGTTTATCATGCAGCTGCTCATAAGCATGTACCGCTTATGGAAGACAGCCCTAACGAAGCTATAAAGAACAATGTTTTCGGAACATTTAAGACTGCCATGGCTGCAGCTATGAACGGCTGCAAAAAGTTTGTAATGATATCTACAGATAAAGCGGTTAATCCCACAAATATCATGGGTGCAAGTAAGAGAATTTGTGAGATGATCGTGCAGACCTTTAACAAGCATTATGATACAGAGTTTGTAGCAGTGCGCTTCGGAAATGTACTGGGTTCAAACGGCTCGGTTATACCTCTGTTTAAGAAACAGATAGCAGCAGGTGGTCCGGTTACCGTTACAGACCCTAATATCATCAGATATTTTATGACTATTCCCGAGGCTGTCAGCCTTGTAATGCAGGCCGGTGCATATGCAAAGGGCGGAGAAATTTTTGTCCTTGATATGGGAGAGCCTGTAAGAATCCTTGATCTTGCCGAGAACCTTATTAAACTTTCGGGATATAAAGTCGGAGAAGATATTAAGATTGAATTTACGGGACTTAGACCCGGAGAAAAACTGTATGAAGAGATGCTCATGGATGAGGAAGGACTGCAGGATACTGCCAACAGAATGATTCATATCGGAAAACCCATTGATATGGATGATATGAAATTCTTTGGACAACTTGAGGAACTTAACGGAGCTTCCAAGGCAGAGCATGCTGATGAGATAAGAGAAATTGTCCAGAAGATAGTAACTACTTATCATCCGGAGGACAATGCGGACTCGCACTCCATAGAACATCAGAAGGCACTCGAAAGAGCAGCTGAACTTATAAACGAGACAGAGTAA
- a CDS encoding O-antigen ligase family protein produces the protein MRRKVVYKGTAIRAVIIIFAVIAILSVFPFRIWQRTITEKGGGEIVQISDRVNDYHDIVQKFIAQYDRLESIDIYVDNIELGNYMSMVFYNENMEEVYQRFVYLRDANLPGYINVKVGLDLNVGETYTMILNGAFSTFYVAFEHAGEDTSPYFVSFAYHDTTVDGLQLAAAYNYRQPITKKMSLLIIAGIILLAVLLCAIERLTADKRKNKLVTVHQVVRVVCNPIAFVVAIGLMVLIYPVKYFDTRPLENVFLEVGVVITAAFVFYAINHENDATLDVKLWHNLRNFTQMGFIAAALWFCCEYMNALYTIYQTLAERKEMIFLLLFLCAAIPFSRLLKTGNVVYIIIAMVIGTLYRNAHLLPDTEKEYDLHNAALTYGIIIAILAGFLIINFAVEIYYRLRKKEEYVSMGTGLKISSFGIILLAFFAVLVAFRNTRWWGVALAVFVIGLMLSYGLYGFKAYPELIIGGLLLNFVISMGYCWMYRSFAAFNTGRYAFVFHTVTVTAEYMTVMECASAVLLLYKIYTTRDEKSFRSRFRYLWKEFVLFGFVTAYMLFTISRTSYLACVVMFICMLAITAADCKKGKLRYLGIQVVTMALSVILCFPAAFALQRMLPAIVAHPKKFPIETGNYGLYGGGQPDNHLYMNIERFVDLFSEKILNVDFMDYNYPEDIANFNDEGYSTVGENGVPLTEDQSRAMVYSLPEIVASKQTTPEIKEYLMETGGRELLENMRLEEERLKAEAEAAASQENADGAGGNGEQPESEQNDETQESSGTGDGIEEFSNGRITIFKSYLQQMTPFGHEEMGAVLPSGEVAVHAHNTYIQVMFDNGILAGIVFLLMMAFAFFKGAAYYLKNRNDIPGALLPYAMTVGFGIAAISEWVFQFSNPMAIALVFSIMPIAFKEK, from the coding sequence ATGAGAAGAAAAGTTGTTTATAAGGGGACAGCTATAAGAGCGGTAATAATAATCTTTGCAGTTATTGCCATACTATCTGTTTTTCCTTTTAGAATCTGGCAAAGAACAATCACCGAAAAGGGTGGAGGTGAGATTGTTCAGATTTCGGACAGAGTAAATGATTATCATGACATAGTTCAGAAATTTATAGCTCAGTATGACAGGCTTGAATCAATAGATATATATGTTGATAATATAGAACTCGGAAATTATATGTCCATGGTTTTTTATAATGAAAACATGGAAGAAGTCTACCAGAGATTTGTGTATTTAAGAGATGCAAACCTTCCGGGCTACATAAATGTTAAGGTGGGGCTTGACCTTAATGTTGGTGAGACATACACCATGATACTAAACGGTGCATTTTCAACGTTTTATGTAGCGTTCGAGCATGCGGGGGAAGATACATCGCCATATTTTGTTTCCTTTGCCTACCATGATACAACAGTGGATGGACTTCAGCTTGCGGCAGCATATAACTACAGACAGCCTATAACTAAGAAGATGTCGCTTCTGATCATTGCAGGAATAATTCTGCTTGCTGTTTTATTGTGCGCTATTGAAAGACTGACTGCAGATAAAAGAAAGAACAAGCTTGTAACCGTCCATCAGGTAGTAAGAGTAGTATGCAATCCCATAGCTTTCGTGGTTGCTATAGGATTGATGGTCCTTATATACCCTGTTAAGTATTTTGATACAAGACCTCTTGAGAATGTGTTTCTTGAGGTCGGAGTTGTTATAACAGCAGCATTTGTTTTCTACGCTATAAATCATGAAAACGATGCCACACTTGATGTTAAGCTTTGGCATAATCTCAGAAATTTTACTCAGATGGGATTTATTGCAGCAGCTTTATGGTTCTGCTGTGAATATATGAACGCTCTTTACACAATTTATCAGACGCTGGCAGAACGTAAGGAAATGATATTTCTTTTACTATTCCTTTGTGCGGCTATTCCGTTCTCCAGATTGCTTAAGACCGGAAATGTTGTATATATAATTATTGCTATGGTAATCGGGACACTATATAGAAATGCTCATTTACTTCCTGATACTGAGAAGGAATACGATCTTCACAATGCAGCACTTACTTATGGGATAATAATTGCCATTCTGGCAGGATTTCTGATTATTAATTTTGCTGTGGAAATATATTACAGACTGCGAAAAAAAGAGGAATATGTGTCAATGGGCACAGGCCTTAAAATAAGCAGTTTCGGAATTATACTTTTAGCATTTTTTGCGGTCCTTGTCGCTTTCAGAAACACAAGATGGTGGGGAGTTGCGCTTGCTGTTTTTGTAATCGGACTTATGCTCAGCTATGGCTTGTATGGATTTAAGGCATATCCTGAGTTGATTATCGGAGGATTACTCCTCAACTTTGTTATATCAATGGGATATTGCTGGATGTATAGAAGCTTTGCTGCTTTTAACACCGGAAGATATGCGTTTGTTTTCCACACGGTGACAGTAACGGCAGAATATATGACCGTAATGGAATGTGCATCAGCGGTACTGCTTTTATACAAGATATATACGACGAGGGATGAAAAGTCCTTCAGGAGCAGGTTCAGATATCTGTGGAAGGAGTTTGTTCTTTTTGGCTTTGTCACCGCATATATGCTGTTTACTATCTCCCGTACTTCATATCTTGCTTGTGTAGTAATGTTTATTTGCATGCTTGCCATCACAGCTGCAGATTGTAAGAAAGGAAAGCTTCGCTATCTGGGAATACAGGTAGTTACCATGGCATTGTCGGTAATTTTGTGTTTCCCCGCAGCTTTTGCACTTCAGAGAATGCTTCCCGCAATAGTGGCTCATCCTAAGAAGTTTCCGATTGAGACAGGAAACTATGGATTGTATGGAGGAGGACAGCCGGACAATCATCTATATATGAATATAGAAAGATTTGTGGATCTGTTTTCCGAGAAGATTCTTAATGTTGACTTTATGGATTATAATTATCCGGAAGATATAGCTAATTTCAACGATGAAGGATATTCAACTGTCGGAGAGAACGGAGTTCCGCTGACTGAGGATCAGTCAAGGGCGATGGTGTATTCACTACCTGAAATTGTTGCCTCAAAGCAGACAACACCTGAAATCAAAGAGTATCTTATGGAAACAGGGGGGCGTGAGCTTCTGGAAAACATGAGACTTGAAGAGGAAAGACTAAAGGCGGAAGCAGAAGCTGCCGCAAGTCAGGAAAATGCGGACGGTGCCGGCGGAAATGGAGAACAGCCTGAAAGTGAGCAAAATGATGAAACACAGGAAAGCTCAGGAACCGGTGACGGTATCGAAGAGTTTTCAAATGGCAGAATCACGATATTTAAGTCCTATCTTCAGCAGATGACACCTTTTGGACATGAGGAGATGGGAGCTGTTCTCCCTTCCGGTGAAGTGGCTGTTCATGCGCATAATACCTATATTCAGGTTATGTTTGATAATGGTATATTAGCCGGTATAGTATTCCTTTTGATGATGGCTTTTGCTTTCTTCAAAGGTGCCGCATATTATTTGAAGAACAGAAATGACATACCCGGAGCACTTCTTCCTTATGCTATGACTGTCGGCTTCGGAATAGCAGCCATATCGGAATGGGTATTTCAGTTTAGTAATCCGATGGCAATAGCACTTGTTTTTTCAATCATGCCAATTGCTTTTAAAGAAAAATAA
- a CDS encoding DUF6020 family protein, protein MSKNKTWLLPVLFGVGASLSLVLGYQLETTDHVDLGNTRMLMLFAGLTVLISFLVHLSWQRLLLKAGRELNSISAESTYKNITKIRTKKGYTRSEFFRVWMLIALCNFVVLLGVYPGFFVYDAQTEVIEVLSRSFNTHHPLLHVLLLGGSVAFFHKFTGSYNLGIFAYIFIQMLVMTWIFTYFISFLKKHGAGKRIRTASALFFGGFPTIVMYTLCSCKDGFFSAFLILTVILMMEWEELSGRGEKKKKAGQIIICAVLMMLFRHNGFYAYIVFAVIVLIVSKLLKIKDRFHGATFLIAPVIIYFCINLVIGHVVGASGGEHQEMLTVPIQQLARVYYYDSDSFTQEEKDILHRYLSEEGLSHYTPRISDILKMYFDNRAYEEDKKAFLKLWITKGIQNPMSYLNGWFLTSYGYWYPGAVINVYQGNTVFTFTYTDSSYFGYEVELPGERHSFIPIIDSFYRKLSIEKFQQNIPVVSLLFSPAAYFWLCFYLLLTWFVVRKEKNIYPWILVMLVWLTVLLGPTYLVRYTIYLWYSAPILVYTVLLRKHTSVEDL, encoded by the coding sequence ATGAGTAAGAATAAGACCTGGCTGTTGCCGGTCTTATTTGGTGTAGGTGCATCGCTGAGTCTGGTATTAGGATATCAGCTAGAAACGACTGACCATGTGGACCTTGGTAATACAAGGATGCTTATGCTCTTTGCCGGGCTGACAGTACTTATCAGCTTTCTTGTACATTTATCCTGGCAGAGACTTTTACTTAAGGCTGGAAGAGAATTAAACAGTATTTCAGCGGAGAGCACCTATAAAAATATAACGAAAATCAGAACGAAAAAGGGATATACCCGTAGCGAATTTTTCAGGGTCTGGATGCTTATAGCTCTTTGTAATTTTGTTGTTCTCCTTGGAGTCTATCCCGGTTTTTTCGTTTACGATGCTCAGACGGAAGTTATAGAAGTGCTTTCAAGAAGCTTTAATACGCACCATCCGCTTTTGCATGTGCTTCTTCTTGGCGGCAGCGTTGCTTTTTTTCATAAATTTACAGGCAGCTATAATTTGGGGATTTTTGCCTATATATTTATTCAGATGCTTGTGATGACCTGGATATTTACCTATTTCATCAGCTTCCTTAAAAAGCATGGAGCAGGAAAGAGGATAAGAACGGCATCAGCTCTGTTTTTTGGGGGTTTTCCGACAATAGTTATGTATACCCTTTGCTCCTGTAAGGATGGATTTTTTTCTGCATTTTTAATTCTTACAGTAATTCTGATGATGGAATGGGAAGAGCTTTCGGGAAGAGGAGAAAAAAAGAAAAAGGCCGGGCAGATTATCATCTGTGCTGTTCTTATGATGCTTTTTAGGCACAACGGATTTTATGCTTATATTGTTTTTGCGGTTATTGTACTGATTGTATCAAAGCTTCTAAAGATAAAAGACAGATTTCACGGGGCTACATTTTTGATCGCTCCTGTAATTATCTATTTTTGCATCAATCTTGTGATAGGACATGTGGTAGGAGCTTCCGGCGGAGAGCATCAGGAAATGCTTACGGTTCCGATTCAGCAGCTTGCCAGAGTGTATTATTACGACAGTGATAGTTTTACGCAGGAAGAAAAAGACATCTTGCACAGATACCTGAGCGAAGAGGGGTTATCTCACTATACACCCAGAATATCGGACATACTTAAGATGTACTTCGACAACAGAGCTTACGAAGAGGATAAAAAAGCATTTTTGAAGCTTTGGATTACAAAGGGAATACAGAATCCCATGAGTTACCTCAACGGCTGGTTTTTGACATCTTACGGATACTGGTATCCGGGTGCAGTCATAAATGTTTATCAGGGAAATACTGTATTTACTTTTACTTATACGGATAGTTCATATTTTGGTTACGAGGTTGAACTGCCGGGTGAAAGACACAGTTTTATACCGATAATCGACAGCTTTTACAGAAAATTGTCCATAGAGAAATTTCAACAGAACATTCCGGTTGTTTCTCTTTTGTTCTCGCCGGCAGCATATTTCTGGTTGTGCTTTTACCTTCTTTTGACATGGTTTGTTGTCAGGAAGGAAAAGAATATATATCCATGGATTCTTGTAATGCTGGTTTGGCTTACGGTATTACTTGGGCCGACATACCTTGTGAGATATACGATTTATCTGTGGTATAGCGCTCCGATTTTGGTGTATACTGTTTTACTGCGTAAGCATACGTCAGTGGAGGATTTATGA
- a CDS encoding glycosyltransferase family 2 protein, translating into MRNKLVSFVIPCYRSEKTIEDVINEIEGAMDMLVLYSYEIILVNDCSPDNTWDKICELVREHDEVRGYNLAKNFGQHCAIMAGLNEAKGNIIVCLDDDGQTPADEVGKLLYQIEKGADVAYARYAHKKHNLFRNFGSAMNEWMAHIMLGKPKELSVSSYFAARRFVVDEMIKYKSSYPYVIGLVLRTTKNIVNVDVTHRAREVGESGYTFSKLMGLWINGFTAFSVKPLRIGTLMGGIFAGIGFMYGIFTVIKKILYPDLPAVGFSALMSAITFMCGMLMLMVGMAGEYIGRIYISQNNNPQYVIRDEAKHEESNE; encoded by the coding sequence ATGCGAAATAAATTAGTTAGCTTTGTGATTCCGTGCTATCGCTCGGAGAAAACAATTGAAGATGTTATAAATGAGATAGAAGGCGCAATGGACATGCTTGTCCTTTACAGCTATGAGATAATCCTTGTAAATGATTGCTCTCCGGACAATACCTGGGATAAAATCTGTGAGCTTGTCAGGGAGCATGACGAGGTTCGGGGCTATAATCTTGCTAAGAACTTTGGTCAGCACTGCGCCATAATGGCAGGCCTTAATGAGGCAAAGGGTAACATAATAGTATGCCTTGATGATGATGGACAGACTCCTGCCGATGAAGTTGGAAAACTCCTCTATCAGATAGAGAAAGGTGCAGATGTTGCATATGCAAGATATGCGCATAAAAAGCATAATCTTTTCAGAAATTTCGGAAGCGCCATGAATGAGTGGATGGCTCATATCATGCTCGGAAAACCGAAGGAGCTGTCTGTGTCCAGTTATTTTGCGGCAAGACGTTTTGTTGTGGATGAGATGATTAAGTATAAGAGCTCTTATCCATACGTTATCGGACTGGTACTGCGGACTACAAAAAATATCGTAAACGTAGATGTTACTCACAGAGCAAGAGAAGTCGGTGAGAGTGGCTATACCTTTTCAAAGCTCATGGGACTTTGGATAAATGGCTTTACCGCCTTTAGTGTTAAGCCTTTGCGTATAGGAACCCTGATGGGCGGAATATTTGCCGGTATAGGATTCATGTACGGAATATTTACGGTAATAAAGAAGATTTTGTATCCTGATCTTCCTGCGGTTGGATTTTCAGCGCTTATGTCAGCTATTACCTTTATGTGCGGAATGCTTATGCTAATGGTGGGTATGGCCGGTGAATATATAGGAAGAATATATATTTCCCAGAATAATAATCCGCAGTATGTTATTCGTGATGAGGCTAAACATGAGGAATCGAATGAGTAA
- a CDS encoding GNAT family N-acetyltransferase — translation METIIGEKIILRKITYDDTPLVVKWRNNPRVRNNFIYREFFTDEIHNGWMKNKVETGEVVQLIICEKPETWDKEENEMSLRPVGSVYLRDIDNKEKTAEYGVFIGEDDATGHGYGNEAADLMCEYAAYVLKLEKLILRVFVGNEAARKSYEHAGFIKKQDLPKVECSDGSIRDMILMEKML, via the coding sequence ATGGAAACCATTATAGGAGAGAAGATAATACTTCGGAAAATAACTTATGATGATACACCGCTTGTGGTTAAATGGAGAAATAATCCAAGAGTAAGGAATAATTTTATTTATCGGGAATTCTTTACTGATGAAATTCACAATGGCTGGATGAAAAACAAAGTTGAAACAGGTGAAGTGGTTCAGCTTATCATCTGTGAAAAGCCGGAAACATGGGATAAGGAAGAGAACGAGATGTCCTTAAGACCTGTGGGAAGTGTGTACTTAAGGGATATAGACAATAAGGAAAAGACGGCCGAGTATGGTGTTTTTATAGGCGAGGATGACGCAACTGGTCACGGTTATGGCAACGAAGCTGCAGACCTTATGTGTGAATATGCAGCTTATGTGCTTAAACTTGAGAAACTGATACTTCGTGTTTTCGTGGGAAATGAAGCAGCCAGGAAAAGCTATGAGCATGCAGGATTTATAAAGAAGCAGGATCTGCCAAAAGTAGAGTGTTCCGATGGCTCAATAAGGGATATGATACTGATGGAAAAGATGCTTTAA
- the rffA gene encoding dTDP-4-amino-4,6-dideoxygalactose transaminase has translation MRINFNVPPYTGKEMEYIRECVENQKICGDGVYTKMDNEWIEKKTGVKKCLLTTSCTHATEMAAILAGIKEGDEVIMPSYTFVSTANAFVLRGAKVVFVDIRPDTMNIDENLIEEAITSKTRAIVPVHYAGVGCEMDTIMDIAKRHNLFVVEDAAQGVMSTYKGKALGAIGDFGNYSFHETKNYSMGEGGALLLRDETYVNDAIIIREKGTNRTLYQLGKVDKYTWLQPGSSYLPSDMNAAYLYAQLQMADEINETRMDHYNRYYDAFRDMADSGIIELPYVPKECVHNAHMFYIKCKDAEEREGLIQYLKANDILPASHYVPLHTSTAGLKYSRFNGEDKYTTKESLRLLRLPMYYSLTNEDLDEVVMRVKEYYKAV, from the coding sequence ATGAGAATAAATTTTAATGTACCTCCCTATACCGGGAAGGAAATGGAATACATAAGGGAATGTGTTGAAAACCAGAAGATTTGCGGTGATGGCGTATACACAAAGATGGATAATGAGTGGATAGAGAAAAAGACAGGTGTAAAAAAATGTCTTTTGACCACATCCTGCACACATGCTACTGAGATGGCTGCAATTCTTGCGGGGATCAAAGAGGGCGATGAAGTTATAATGCCGTCATATACTTTTGTATCTACTGCCAATGCTTTTGTTCTTCGCGGAGCTAAGGTGGTTTTTGTGGATATCCGCCCGGATACCATGAATATCGATGAAAATCTTATTGAGGAAGCTATTACTTCTAAAACAAGAGCTATTGTACCTGTCCACTACGCAGGAGTAGGCTGTGAGATGGACACGATCATGGATATTGCAAAGCGTCACAATTTATTTGTTGTTGAAGATGCAGCACAGGGGGTAATGAGTACCTATAAGGGAAAAGCCCTTGGTGCAATAGGCGATTTCGGCAATTACAGCTTCCATGAAACAAAGAATTACAGTATGGGAGAAGGCGGAGCCCTGCTCCTTAGGGATGAAACCTATGTAAATGATGCCATAATCATCAGAGAAAAGGGAACCAACAGAACACTTTATCAGCTTGGAAAAGTAGATAAATATACCTGGTTACAGCCGGGGTCATCATACCTTCCAAGTGACATGAATGCTGCTTATCTCTATGCACAGCTTCAGATGGCAGATGAAATAAATGAAACCCGAATGGATCACTACAACAGATATTATGATGCGTTTAGAGATATGGCTGATTCAGGGATTATAGAATTGCCCTATGTGCCAAAGGAATGTGTTCATAATGCGCATATGTTCTACATAAAGTGTAAGGATGCAGAGGAGAGAGAAGGCCTTATACAGTATCTGAAGGCAAATGACATTCTTCCGGCCTCTCATTATGTGCCGCTTCATACATCAACTGCCGGACTTAAGTACAGCCGGTTTAACGGTGAGGATAAGTATACTACCAAAGAAAGCTTAAGGCTTCTCAGGCTTCCTATGTATTATAGTCTTACTAACGAGGATCTTGACGAAGTAGTGATGCGTGTTAAGGAGTACTATAAAGCTGTATAA
- a CDS encoding GtrA family protein — protein sequence MNNLLQQIMKFGLVGVFCFFVDYFLYLIANFAFEKVGIASIFPKYYLLSALVGFIVSVVVNYVLSFKFVFVRRDDMSRKKEFTIFLILSIIGLGVNELCLFVGIDLIYMNWGWLQSIMSEAFAKNLFFKFGATAVVMVYNFITRKIFLEQKD from the coding sequence ATGAATAATTTATTACAGCAGATCATGAAGTTTGGACTTGTGGGAGTTTTTTGTTTCTTTGTGGACTACTTCCTGTATCTTATAGCGAATTTTGCTTTTGAAAAAGTGGGAATAGCCTCAATTTTCCCCAAGTACTATCTATTATCTGCGCTGGTTGGTTTTATTGTTTCGGTAGTAGTCAATTATGTTCTGAGTTTTAAATTTGTCTTTGTACGTCGCGATGATATGAGCAGGAAGAAAGAATTTACAATATTCCTTATTCTCAGTATCATCGGACTTGGAGTAAATGAGCTTTGCCTTTTCGTCGGAATAGATCTTATCTATATGAATTGGGGATGGCTTCAGAGTATTATGAGCGAAGCTTTCGCAAAGAATCTTTTCTTCAAGTTTGGCGCTACAGCTGTGGTTATGGTATACAATTTTATAACACGTAAGATTTTTCTTGAGCAGAAGGATTAA